The following are from one region of the Phycisphaeraceae bacterium genome:
- a CDS encoding prepilin-type N-terminal cleavage/methylation domain-containing protein, protein MTRRTIHPGARSATRASRRGFTALELMMATAIGAVVLLAAMGVFGMMERMDRFQSDRFREASDTAFAHTIVRRAMQTMVAKAPIDSAEMIERSTGISRDEARPREERPDDGNNALRDEMAKRFNPMLHGLQGQYKDDRGKNEPLTLDGFGRVIFPKSMFVLEPSGVLTTSNANAPSRLELTMLAQPAPGAPASALFVRGAFEVEPRRKGWALVYRPILPEGEPIDLLDGVMALEWQVLVRGDEAGKSLFTRNALGRGQPEDDDKGGVWKAAISAETPAEFPKAIRLRALLSTGRSIDWLFEPSITTGGVQ, encoded by the coding sequence ATGACCCGACGCACGATCCATCCCGGCGCCCGGAGCGCGACGCGCGCGTCGCGGCGGGGCTTCACCGCGCTCGAGCTGATGATGGCCACCGCGATCGGCGCGGTCGTCCTGCTGGCGGCGATGGGCGTCTTCGGCATGATGGAGCGCATGGACCGCTTCCAGAGCGACCGCTTCCGCGAGGCGAGCGACACCGCCTTCGCCCACACCATCGTCCGGCGCGCGATGCAGACCATGGTCGCCAAAGCGCCCATCGACAGCGCCGAGATGATCGAGCGCTCCACCGGCATCAGCCGCGACGAAGCCCGACCCCGCGAGGAGCGACCCGACGACGGGAACAACGCCCTGCGCGACGAGATGGCCAAGCGCTTCAACCCGATGCTCCACGGCCTCCAGGGCCAGTACAAGGACGATCGCGGCAAGAACGAGCCGCTCACCCTCGACGGCTTCGGGCGCGTCATCTTCCCCAAGTCCATGTTCGTGCTCGAGCCCTCGGGCGTGCTCACCACCTCCAACGCCAACGCCCCCTCGCGCCTCGAACTCACCATGCTCGCCCAGCCCGCGCCGGGCGCGCCGGCGTCGGCGCTCTTCGTGCGAGGGGCCTTCGAGGTCGAGCCGCGGCGCAAGGGCTGGGCGCTCGTCTACAGGCCCATCCTCCCCGAGGGCGAGCCGATCGACCTCCTCGACGGCGTCATGGCCCTCGAGTGGCAGGTCCTCGTGCGCGGCGACGAGGCCGGCAAGTCGCTCTTCACGCGAAACGCTCTCGGCAGAGGCCAGCCCGAAGACGACGACAAGGGCGGCGTGTGGAAGGCCGCGATCAGCGCCGAGACCCCGGCCGAGTTCCCCAAGGCCATCCGCCTGCGCGCGCTGCTCTCGACCGGTCGCTCCATCGACTGGTTGTTCGAGCCCTCGATCACGACGGGGGGTGTGCAGTGA
- a CDS encoding type II secretion system protein M — protein MSIREQEPMLRPLAMSAERANRPTAIVAFSAALLIGAVIFTLWASKGVAAAEARRDRAVNEARDVQRLASEIERTRGSAERAPAEDAIYRPLPTLLSSISSSADQAGLSPRPQLTQQRDDEQFGGTLVRKNIMARVNGQEMSAVLRWIETTLRQAEGMYVKDFKATPNRTTGWNIEVVFSRWELKQ, from the coding sequence ATGAGCATCCGCGAACAAGAGCCCATGCTGCGCCCCCTCGCGATGAGCGCCGAGCGCGCCAACCGTCCGACGGCGATCGTCGCGTTCTCTGCGGCCCTGCTGATCGGCGCGGTGATCTTCACGCTCTGGGCCTCCAAGGGCGTCGCCGCCGCCGAGGCGCGCCGCGATCGTGCCGTCAACGAGGCCCGCGACGTGCAGCGCCTCGCGTCCGAGATCGAGCGCACCAGAGGCAGCGCCGAGCGCGCCCCGGCCGAGGACGCGATCTATCGCCCGCTCCCCACCCTTCTCTCGTCGATCAGCTCGAGCGCCGATCAGGCCGGCCTCTCGCCGCGCCCCCAGCTCACGCAGCAGCGCGACGACGAGCAGTTCGGGGGCACGCTGGTGCGGAAGAACATCATGGCGCGCGTGAACGGGCAGGAGATGAGCGCCGTGCTGCGCTGGATCGAAACGACCCTCCGCCAGGCGGAGGGGATGTACGTCAAGGATTTCAAAGCCACCCCGAACCGAACCACGGGCTGGAACATCGAAGTGGTCTTCTCGCGCTGGGAGCTCAAGCAGTGA
- a CDS encoding tetratricopeptide repeat protein — protein sequence MNTINTFARPKKTLALSLAGAGLAIGLALGGCAQQPRSGRVDLGDSRDISADLNRAVAFVAEAQRHQRDGKPQLAIASYQKAVEAYRDFPAAWNNMGVLMLREQRYLEAAECFANAQELAPQDPRPAFNLGLTWDKAGYPADAMTHYQTALQRDGKFLPALRGAAKAAWTLRRYNESSLDIVKMALMLEREPRWRDWLELQSVRIEAELNQPTFTNRAGSFSNR from the coding sequence GTGAACACGATCAACACATTCGCACGCCCGAAGAAGACCCTCGCGCTTTCGCTCGCCGGCGCCGGGCTCGCGATCGGGCTCGCGCTGGGCGGGTGCGCCCAGCAGCCCAGGAGCGGGCGCGTCGATCTGGGCGACAGCCGGGACATCTCGGCCGACCTGAACCGCGCCGTGGCGTTCGTCGCCGAGGCGCAGCGCCACCAGCGCGACGGGAAGCCCCAGCTGGCGATCGCGTCCTACCAGAAGGCGGTCGAGGCCTACCGCGACTTCCCCGCCGCGTGGAACAACATGGGCGTGCTGATGCTCCGGGAGCAGCGATACCTCGAGGCCGCCGAGTGCTTCGCGAACGCGCAGGAGCTCGCGCCCCAGGACCCGCGCCCGGCGTTCAACCTCGGGCTCACCTGGGACAAGGCCGGCTACCCTGCCGACGCGATGACGCACTACCAGACGGCGTTGCAGCGCGACGGGAAGTTCCTCCCGGCGCTCCGGGGCGCCGCCAAGGCCGCCTGGACGCTGCGTCGCTACAACGAGTCGTCGCTCGACATCGTGAAGATGGCGCTGATGCTCGAGCGCGAGCCGCGCTGGCGCGACTGGCTCGAGCTCCAGAGCGTCCGGATCGAGGCCGAGCTGAACCAGCCGACCTTCACGAACCGCGCCGGGTCGTTCTCGAACCGCTGA
- the acs gene encoding acetate--CoA ligase: protein MPDHSSDIESLLHESRVFPPPADFAAGARIGSMERYRELHARSLADPDGFWDEVARELHWFTPWKTVREFDPKRPYDTKWFVGATTNLCFNCVDRHVESGHADQVALIWEGEPALPSGQPEVRRLTYRDLQRETSRFANVLKSLGVKKGDIVTLYMPMIPELAIAMLACARLGAAHSIIFGGFSAQAIADRVVDAKSRVLVTADAGWRRGQIVPLKDNVDAACAQTGVVDHVIVVQRCSNDVAWHHDRTGENGNKRDHWWHDLMQGVSDECPCEPMGSEDLLFVLYTSGTTGKPKGIMHTTGGYMVFTAMTSRLTFDLHPGKGQVYWCTADIGWITGHSYIVYGVMPNRVPTLLYEGAPNFPDPSRFWAIVERHKVTQFYTAPTAIRSFMKWGDEHVARHDLSSLRVLGTVGEPINPEAWMWYHRVIGKGRCPIVDTWWQTETGGHMLTPLPGATPTKPGSCTLAMLGVDAAIVDERGEEIADDTGGLLAIRAPWPAMLRGILHDRQRFLDTYWTRIVTEGGHPYYFPGDGARRDTDGYFWIMGRVDDVINVSGHRLGTMEVESALVSHPAVAEAAVVGMPHEIKGTGIAAFVTLKDSAGASDHDALRKELREHVAKEIGAIAKPDLLRFTATLPKTRSGKIMRRLLRDIASGTETVGDTTTLEDIGVLARLREEE from the coding sequence ATGCCCGACCATTCCTCCGACATCGAGTCGTTGCTCCACGAGTCTCGGGTCTTCCCGCCCCCGGCCGACTTCGCCGCCGGGGCGAGGATCGGGTCGATGGAGCGCTACCGCGAGCTGCACGCGCGTTCGCTCGCCGACCCGGATGGCTTCTGGGATGAGGTCGCGCGCGAGCTGCACTGGTTTACCCCCTGGAAGACCGTCCGCGAGTTCGACCCCAAACGCCCCTACGACACGAAGTGGTTCGTCGGCGCGACGACCAACCTGTGCTTCAACTGCGTGGACCGCCATGTCGAGAGCGGCCACGCCGATCAGGTCGCGCTGATCTGGGAGGGCGAGCCCGCCCTTCCCAGCGGGCAGCCCGAGGTGCGCCGGCTCACCTACCGCGACCTGCAGCGCGAGACCTCGCGCTTCGCCAATGTGCTGAAATCCCTGGGCGTGAAGAAGGGCGACATCGTCACGCTCTACATGCCCATGATCCCCGAGCTGGCGATCGCGATGCTCGCGTGCGCGCGCCTCGGCGCGGCGCACTCGATCATCTTCGGCGGGTTCTCGGCGCAGGCGATCGCCGATCGCGTCGTCGACGCGAAGAGCCGCGTGCTCGTCACCGCCGACGCCGGGTGGCGGCGCGGGCAGATCGTCCCCCTCAAGGACAACGTCGACGCCGCCTGCGCGCAGACCGGCGTCGTCGACCATGTCATCGTCGTGCAGCGCTGCTCGAACGATGTCGCGTGGCATCACGATCGCACGGGCGAGAACGGCAACAAACGCGACCACTGGTGGCACGACCTCATGCAGGGCGTCAGCGACGAGTGCCCCTGCGAACCGATGGGCTCCGAGGACCTGCTCTTCGTCCTCTACACCAGCGGCACGACGGGCAAGCCCAAGGGCATCATGCACACCACCGGGGGCTACATGGTCTTCACCGCCATGACCAGCCGCCTCACCTTCGACCTGCACCCGGGCAAGGGTCAGGTCTACTGGTGCACCGCCGACATCGGCTGGATCACGGGCCACTCCTACATCGTCTACGGCGTCATGCCCAACCGCGTGCCCACGCTGCTCTACGAGGGCGCGCCGAACTTCCCCGACCCATCGCGCTTCTGGGCGATCGTCGAGCGCCACAAGGTCACGCAGTTCTACACCGCGCCCACGGCGATCCGCTCGTTCATGAAGTGGGGCGACGAGCATGTCGCGAGGCACGACCTCTCGTCGCTGCGCGTGCTGGGCACCGTGGGCGAGCCGATCAATCCCGAGGCGTGGATGTGGTACCACCGCGTCATCGGCAAGGGGCGCTGCCCCATCGTCGACACCTGGTGGCAGACCGAGACGGGCGGGCACATGCTCACCCCCCTGCCCGGCGCGACGCCCACCAAGCCCGGCTCGTGCACCCTGGCGATGCTCGGCGTCGACGCGGCGATCGTCGACGAGCGCGGCGAAGAGATCGCCGACGACACAGGCGGCCTGCTCGCGATCCGCGCGCCCTGGCCCGCGATGCTGCGAGGCATCCTGCACGACCGCCAGCGCTTCCTCGACACCTACTGGACGCGCATCGTCACCGAGGGCGGCCACCCCTACTACTTCCCCGGCGACGGCGCGCGGCGCGACACCGACGGCTATTTCTGGATCATGGGGCGCGTCGACGATGTCATCAACGTCAGCGGGCACCGGCTCGGGACGATGGAGGTCGAGAGCGCGCTCGTGAGCCACCCCGCCGTCGCCGAGGCGGCGGTCGTGGGCATGCCCCACGAGATCAAGGGCACCGGCATCGCCGCGTTCGTGACGCTCAAGGATTCCGCCGGCGCGTCGGACCACGACGCACTCCGCAAGGAACTGCGCGAGCATGTCGCAAAGGAGATCGGCGCGATCGCCAAGCCCGACCTGCTGCGCTTCACCGCGACGCTGCCCAAGACGCGCTCGGGCAAGATCATGCGCCGCCTGCTGCGCGACATCGCCAGCGGGACAGAGACCGTCGGCGACACGACGACCCTCGAGGACATCGGCGTGCTGGCGAGATTGCGGGAAGAGGAGTGA
- a CDS encoding response regulator transcription factor, whose protein sequence is MADVSTILVVDDERDLVELLSVNLEAAGHHVRQAHNGDEALRSATEFPPDLVILDLMMPGLPGTEVARRLRANPRTARVPIIMLTARAAEADQVVGLSLGADDYITKPFSMKVLKARVDAVLRRASASPLSENVSIGPLTLDLAAHEASIEGEVLKLTPTEYRLLCALVEAQGRTLSRAQLVDFAMGPGIAVTDRVIDVHIAAVRRKLGAFAEMIRTVRGVGYRIVPLAQAGESSPKAHSSQR, encoded by the coding sequence ATGGCAGACGTTTCCACCATCCTGGTCGTCGATGACGAGCGCGACCTCGTCGAACTCCTCTCCGTCAACCTCGAGGCCGCCGGCCACCACGTCCGCCAGGCCCACAACGGCGACGAGGCCCTCCGCTCCGCCACCGAGTTTCCCCCCGATCTGGTCATTCTCGACCTCATGATGCCCGGACTCCCCGGCACCGAGGTCGCCAGACGACTCCGTGCGAACCCCCGGACCGCCAGGGTTCCCATCATTATGTTGACCGCGCGGGCCGCCGAAGCGGACCAGGTCGTCGGGCTCTCCCTCGGAGCGGACGACTACATCACCAAGCCGTTCTCGATGAAGGTGCTCAAGGCACGCGTGGACGCCGTCCTCCGGCGCGCCTCGGCCTCGCCCCTCTCGGAGAATGTCTCGATCGGGCCCCTCACGCTCGACCTGGCCGCCCACGAGGCGAGCATCGAGGGCGAGGTCCTCAAGCTGACCCCCACCGAATACCGGCTGCTGTGCGCGCTGGTCGAGGCACAGGGCCGAACGCTCAGCCGCGCCCAGCTCGTCGATTTCGCGATGGGCCCCGGCATCGCGGTCACCGACCGGGTCATCGATGTCCATATCGCCGCTGTCCGTCGCAAGCTGGGCGCGTTCGCCGAGATGATCCGGACGGTCCGCGGCGTGGGGTACCGGATCGTGCCGCTGGCCCAGGCGGGCGAATCGTCCCCGAAGGCGCACTCGTCGCAGCGATGA
- a CDS encoding PAS domain-containing protein, protein MTRPTQRQDGLGIGLMWRSLAPAIVVVWLLTLVCLATLEIAGDGRHRAAEGLILGLAGVATAAITWVGWTLVVSPARRLRTRAALLAHRGDLNAAIVGADEYADLDRALGALSERLSSQHATIEREQRTLRALIESLAEPTFVVDAEGAVALANAPAARFVQLGMDDLRGRNLRVLLTSSQLLGALSAAGEGRTWKGRVTIPTESGERTWEAYAGPFPLPDSEARGAILVLRDVTELADAVRVKTDFVANASHELRTPLAAIRGAVETLNSDAGRDEKIATRMREIILGHVTRLEDLVRDLLDLSRVESGDAPLRIEGLRLDLLKRTLLDEFEDLCAARAVRIVFDIPQSLEGWRTDPRMLVLSLRNLVENAAKFCHDDSEIRVVARLERRDDEIVRFEVRDRGLGIPLSQQQRVFERFYQVDPARQGYEGLSSLRQTKRGTGLGLAIVRHAVKALGGRVGIQSIYSQGTTVWFEVPYTLPADLRQEAIDLDDFEESERFIDEPDQIPPEPS, encoded by the coding sequence ATGACCCGCCCGACACAACGCCAAGACGGTCTCGGCATCGGCCTGATGTGGCGCTCGCTGGCCCCGGCGATCGTCGTGGTCTGGCTGCTCACGCTCGTATGCCTCGCGACGCTCGAAATCGCGGGCGACGGGCGCCATCGCGCCGCAGAGGGCCTGATCCTCGGGCTCGCCGGCGTTGCGACCGCCGCGATCACCTGGGTCGGCTGGACGCTGGTGGTCAGCCCGGCGCGCCGCCTGCGCACTCGGGCCGCGCTTCTGGCGCACCGGGGCGACCTCAACGCGGCGATCGTGGGCGCCGACGAGTACGCCGACCTCGATCGCGCGCTGGGCGCGCTCTCGGAACGCCTGTCATCCCAGCACGCGACGATCGAGCGCGAGCAGCGCACGCTGCGCGCGCTGATCGAGAGTCTGGCCGAGCCCACCTTCGTCGTTGACGCCGAGGGCGCCGTCGCGCTCGCCAACGCGCCGGCGGCGCGGTTCGTGCAGCTCGGGATGGACGACCTGCGAGGGCGGAACCTGCGCGTGCTGCTCACCAGCTCGCAGCTGCTCGGCGCCCTCTCCGCCGCCGGCGAGGGGCGGACCTGGAAGGGTCGCGTCACCATCCCGACCGAGAGCGGCGAACGCACCTGGGAGGCCTACGCGGGCCCCTTCCCACTGCCCGACAGCGAGGCGCGCGGCGCGATCCTCGTCCTGCGCGACGTCACCGAGCTCGCCGACGCGGTGCGCGTCAAGACCGACTTCGTCGCCAACGCGTCGCACGAGCTGCGCACGCCCCTGGCGGCAATCCGCGGCGCCGTCGAGACGCTCAACTCCGACGCCGGTCGCGACGAGAAAATCGCGACGCGCATGCGCGAAATCATCCTCGGGCATGTCACCCGGCTCGAGGACCTCGTGCGCGACCTGCTCGACCTCTCTCGCGTCGAGTCCGGCGACGCGCCGCTGCGCATCGAGGGCCTGCGCCTCGACCTCCTCAAGCGCACCCTCCTCGATGAGTTCGAGGACCTCTGCGCCGCGCGCGCCGTGCGGATCGTCTTCGACATCCCCCAATCGCTTGAGGGCTGGCGCACCGATCCTCGCATGCTCGTGCTGAGTCTGCGCAATCTCGTCGAGAACGCCGCAAAGTTCTGCCACGACGACTCCGAGATCCGCGTCGTCGCGCGCCTCGAGCGGCGCGACGACGAGATCGTCCGCTTCGAGGTGCGCGATCGGGGGCTGGGCATCCCCCTGTCGCAGCAGCAGCGCGTCTTCGAGCGGTTCTATCAGGTCGACCCGGCGCGCCAGGGGTACGAGGGGCTCTCCTCGCTGCGCCAGACCAAGCGTGGCACCGGGCTCGGGCTCGCGATCGTCCGCCACGCCGTGAAGGCCCTGGGCGGGCGTGTGGGCATCCAGTCGATCTACTCCCAGGGCACGACCGTCTGGTTCGAGGTCCCCTACACCCTCCCGGCGGACCTGCGCCAGGAGGCCATCGATCTCGACGACTTCGAGGAATCGGAGCGATTCATCGACGAGCCCGACCAGATCCCACCCGAGCCGTCCTGA
- a CDS encoding SpoIIE family protein phosphatase, with protein MTPDRLSITDFLTDGSLAALCEAATSITRRTVRLRDAQSREIVAHQPDDHAGAAVGSGRRWQVRDDAGAANGPSRLASQAGLASSIRVTPSFVAPLTVQGQTIGSLSVDPPTPGTECPIGEADVQRFVSLIASIASEVCERAQQEADRADELRALLKLSSMLVAAGDPDETLAAAVHAAVELLGADAGTIRILDDESEHLLLRAYTGLSDEYIARAATLPASRVLDTEELRGGVVAITDLDADPRVLRRDELRREGLRSMISAGLSFKGRTLGTLRLYTRARREFTDIERSLLRSIAQHSAAAVASARLLETELDHRRMLRQVHLAAEVQGRMFPRVAPAMPGVEIAARHIPSLELSGDFYDFIDLRDIRPSAQSPTTPRLGLLIGDVVGKGVAAALLMSSVRASLRAHVQDLPDLDEVMNRVNAAMCRDTLESEFATVFYGILDASALRLTYSNAGHDHPIIVRVPEHRPPTMADVDELATGGMVIGVDPSQRYQSASFDLRPGDVLLLYTDGLSDAMSFDKERFGKKRIRIAMLQALREKPDASADAIADHIVWENRRFVGLNERSDDTTLIVLRVPFVQRDENQPT; from the coding sequence ATGACGCCCGACCGGCTCTCGATCACCGACTTCCTCACCGACGGATCGCTCGCCGCCCTCTGCGAGGCGGCGACGTCCATCACGCGCCGAACCGTGCGCCTGCGCGACGCGCAGTCGCGCGAGATCGTCGCGCACCAGCCCGACGACCACGCCGGCGCCGCGGTGGGTTCCGGACGGCGCTGGCAGGTGCGCGACGACGCCGGCGCCGCCAACGGGCCCTCGCGCCTCGCGTCTCAGGCGGGCCTCGCCTCCTCCATCCGCGTCACGCCCTCGTTCGTCGCGCCCCTCACCGTGCAGGGCCAGACCATCGGCTCGCTCTCGGTCGACCCGCCGACCCCCGGGACCGAGTGCCCCATCGGCGAGGCCGACGTGCAGCGCTTCGTCTCGCTGATCGCGAGCATCGCCTCCGAGGTCTGCGAGCGCGCCCAGCAGGAGGCCGACCGCGCAGACGAATTGCGCGCGCTGCTCAAGCTTTCGTCCATGCTTGTCGCCGCCGGCGACCCCGACGAAACCCTCGCCGCCGCCGTCCACGCCGCCGTCGAGCTGCTGGGCGCCGACGCCGGCACCATCCGCATCCTCGACGACGAGAGCGAGCACCTCCTCCTTCGCGCCTACACCGGGCTGTCCGATGAGTACATCGCGCGGGCCGCCACGCTCCCGGCGTCGCGCGTGCTCGACACCGAAGAACTCCGGGGAGGCGTCGTCGCGATCACCGACCTCGACGCCGACCCTCGCGTGCTCCGGCGCGACGAACTCCGGCGCGAGGGCCTGCGCTCCATGATCAGCGCGGGCCTCTCCTTCAAGGGTCGCACCCTCGGCACGCTCCGGCTCTACACCCGCGCACGGCGCGAGTTCACCGACATCGAACGCTCGCTCCTGCGCTCCATCGCGCAGCACTCCGCCGCCGCCGTCGCCAGCGCGCGGCTCCTCGAGACCGAGCTCGACCACCGGCGCATGCTGCGCCAGGTCCACCTCGCCGCCGAGGTGCAGGGACGCATGTTCCCGCGCGTCGCGCCGGCCATGCCGGGCGTCGAGATCGCGGCGCGCCACATCCCCTCGCTCGAACTCTCGGGCGACTTCTACGACTTCATCGACCTGCGCGACATCCGCCCCTCGGCGCAGTCGCCCACCACGCCCCGCCTGGGCCTGCTCATCGGCGATGTCGTGGGCAAGGGCGTCGCCGCCGCCCTCCTCATGTCCTCGGTCCGCGCCTCGCTGCGCGCTCATGTGCAGGACCTGCCCGACCTCGACGAGGTCATGAACCGCGTCAACGCCGCCATGTGCCGCGACACGCTCGAGTCCGAATTCGCCACCGTCTTCTACGGCATCCTCGACGCCAGCGCGCTCCGCCTCACCTACTCGAACGCCGGGCACGACCACCCCATCATCGTGCGCGTCCCCGAGCACCGCCCCCCCACCATGGCCGATGTCGACGAACTCGCCACCGGGGGCATGGTCATCGGCGTCGACCCCTCGCAGCGATACCAGTCGGCGTCGTTCGACCTTCGACCGGGCGATGTGCTCCTGCTCTACACCGACGGGCTCAGCGACGCGATGTCCTTCGACAAGGAACGCTTCGGCAAGAAGCGCATCCGCATCGCCATGCTCCAGGCCCTGCGTGAGAAGCCCGACGCCAGCGCCGACGCGATCGCCGACCACATCGTGTGGGAAAACCGGCGCTTCGTCGGGCTCAACGAGCGCTCCGACGACACGACCCTCATCGTCCTGCGCGTGCCCTTCGTCCAGCGAGATGAGAACCAGCCAACCTGA
- a CDS encoding thioredoxin fold domain-containing protein: MTDCAGGTCGTKRGLTSVLAGILAGFAVLLLVWQFVKSNAPGVSPPMFDGAPVTLREAADRAGEGGLIFAYATADWCGPCQHYKKTALSDERVTEWVRANATPAYIDVDANQPDARALGASAIPMTVVMNSRGEVLASATGAMSADRLLAMLEDAKRKHAGAAEPTASR, encoded by the coding sequence ATGACGGATTGCGCAGGCGGGACATGCGGGACGAAGCGGGGCCTGACGAGCGTGCTGGCGGGGATCCTCGCCGGGTTCGCGGTGCTGCTGCTGGTGTGGCAGTTCGTGAAGTCGAACGCGCCTGGGGTGAGCCCGCCCATGTTCGACGGGGCGCCCGTGACGCTGCGCGAGGCCGCCGATCGCGCGGGCGAGGGCGGGCTGATCTTCGCGTACGCGACGGCGGACTGGTGCGGGCCGTGCCAGCACTACAAGAAAACCGCGCTGTCGGACGAGCGGGTGACCGAGTGGGTCAGGGCCAACGCGACGCCGGCGTACATCGATGTGGACGCGAACCAGCCCGACGCGCGGGCGCTGGGCGCGAGCGCCATCCCGATGACCGTGGTGATGAATTCGAGGGGCGAGGTGCTGGCGAGCGCGACGGGGGCGATGTCGGCGGATCGTCTGCTCGCGATGCTCGAGGACGCGAAGCGCAAGCACGCGGGCGCCGCCGAGCCGACGGCGTCGCGCTGA
- a CDS encoding PilZ domain-containing protein: MEAKPPILGLTGRDTTDPRERRDSDRLKTVGVACSRGTVVDLSTRGMRLKTWRRWKEGQRRLVTLHDPTTRVTLEGKCVWVRKVSLFRSLVGVCFEHAVPEQERALANLVETHNGAVGMIRLVGKTIADAA; the protein is encoded by the coding sequence GTGGAAGCGAAGCCACCCATCCTGGGGCTCACCGGGCGCGACACGACCGACCCGCGCGAACGGCGCGACTCCGACCGGCTCAAGACCGTCGGCGTCGCCTGCAGCCGCGGCACGGTCGTCGACCTTTCCACCCGAGGCATGCGCCTCAAGACCTGGAGGCGCTGGAAAGAAGGCCAGCGCCGCCTCGTCACCCTCCACGACCCCACCACGCGCGTCACCCTCGAGGGCAAGTGCGTCTGGGTCCGCAAGGTCTCTCTCTTCCGCTCGCTCGTGGGCGTCTGCTTCGAGCACGCCGTCCCCGAACAGGAACGCGCCCTCGCCAACCTCGTCGAGACCCACAACGGCGCCGTCGGCATGATCCGGCTCGTCGGCAAGACCATCGCCGACGCGGCGTGA
- a CDS encoding aminotransferase class I/II-fold pyridoxal phosphate-dependent enzyme, which produces MTQAPAPGNAPAPAPAPAPGRPMTPTDRRANPFFVRTRETLASLEKSGQMKRLQTLEGPMGPVVNIKGYGECLCFCSNNYLGLADHPEVVEAGHEGLKKYGAGTASVRFICGTFDCHHRLEARIAEFLGVEASYTFVSCWNANEAIFPTLCEPQDLILSDELNHASIIDGVRLAAVIKKGLRKGVYKHNDLNDLRRKLQEARADKSFEGVIWVCTDGVFSMEGDIADLPAMRRICDEFGALLIVDDSHGTGVMGQTGRGTHEHQGMRGADIDFFTGTLGKALGGAAGGYIAGPKDGIELIVQRGRPTLFSNALPATVALSADKAIEVLMREPERVQRLRDNTAYARKHIRGAGFDVLDSPTAICPIIVHDTAKAIAMSKRLLEMGVFVIGFGYPVVPEGHARLRVQISAAHTTEHIDALVGALKKL; this is translated from the coding sequence ATGACGCAGGCCCCCGCCCCCGGCAACGCCCCCGCCCCCGCCCCCGCCCCCGCCCCCGGCCGCCCCATGACCCCGACCGACCGACGCGCCAACCCCTTCTTCGTGCGCACGCGAGAGACCCTCGCCTCGCTCGAGAAGAGCGGCCAGATGAAGCGCCTCCAGACCCTCGAGGGGCCCATGGGCCCGGTCGTGAACATCAAGGGCTACGGCGAGTGCCTGTGCTTCTGCTCCAACAACTATCTCGGGCTGGCCGACCACCCCGAGGTCGTCGAGGCCGGGCACGAGGGGCTGAAGAAGTACGGCGCAGGGACGGCGAGCGTGCGCTTCATCTGCGGCACCTTCGACTGCCACCACCGGCTCGAGGCGCGCATCGCTGAGTTCCTGGGCGTCGAGGCGTCGTACACCTTCGTCAGTTGCTGGAACGCCAACGAGGCGATCTTCCCCACGCTGTGCGAGCCGCAGGACCTCATCCTGAGCGACGAACTCAACCACGCGTCGATTATTGATGGCGTGCGCCTGGCGGCGGTCATCAAGAAGGGGCTGCGCAAGGGCGTCTATAAGCACAACGACCTGAATGATCTTCGGCGCAAACTGCAGGAGGCGCGCGCCGACAAGTCGTTCGAGGGCGTGATCTGGGTCTGCACCGACGGCGTGTTCAGCATGGAGGGCGACATCGCCGACCTGCCCGCGATGCGCCGGATCTGCGACGAGTTCGGCGCGCTGCTCATCGTCGACGATTCGCACGGCACGGGCGTGATGGGCCAGACCGGGCGCGGCACGCACGAGCACCAGGGGATGCGCGGCGCCGACATCGATTTCTTCACGGGGACGCTGGGCAAGGCGCTGGGCGGCGCCGCGGGCGGGTATATCGCGGGGCCGAAGGACGGCATCGAACTGATCGTGCAGCGAGGGCGCCCCACGCTGTTCAGCAACGCGCTGCCGGCGACGGTCGCGCTGAGCGCCGACAAGGCGATCGAGGTGCTGATGCGCGAGCCCGAGCGCGTGCAGCGCCTTCGCGACAACACGGCGTACGCGAGGAAGCACATCCGTGGCGCGGGCTTCGATGTGCTGGATTCACCCACGGCGATCTGCCCGATCATCGTGCACGACACCGCGAAGGCGATCGCGATGAGCAAGCGTCTGCTCGAGATGGGCGTGTTCGTGATCGGCTTCGGGTATCCGGTGGTGCCCGAGGGGCATGCGCGGCTGCGCGTGCAGATCAGCGCGGCGCACACGACCGAGCATATTGATGCGCTAGTGGGTGCGCTGAAGAAACTGTAA